One Candidatus Vicinibacter affinis DNA window includes the following coding sequences:
- a CDS encoding T9SS type A sorting domain-containing protein — protein sequence MYKITLIIGFICFNCLVFNFIYSQSPGGVDHPLVWKQFYSSDSRASNSTETFNYNKYLKLEGNKNDLNIPIGNLNKFSLFVVFNSKNNENIASIYSENNEIIITDSSVNSRNKYAYKNTHTKPKILSFVESTKKLKNLDTNGIIKINQKSIVISESFQGGIAEIIVYDKLLNRKQINKIESYLAIKYGISLPLTSNYYNSNGGIIWDPLQHKGFEHNLTSIGKDKNTNLNQLQSRNEYSDVNLTIGLNQIATCNNDNKSTILNNSYLFWSDNNKSSIFKRKDENSDNLSVERIWQIVHNGDLGKGEGLEFNIKLKDSLPNPINNTLWLVYNKNSLGNLSGVNKDAIKVKLQLEENNSYKGIINEKFNSCDFYFTFIWGPKINMELYPDVENCSKILTNAILEINDLHEDIAIYLNGKEVTTNRKDLAGKMSISLENIPYFNNTLKLIVNQRDTLYKFFNIDKSTCRNKYILQEIEITVSPNPIRAGYYFEIFVKGLEDGPVNFNIYSEQMKFVKSLISHSVNGVVSVKEKLNTSGVYILEIIQEKASKSSKIIVIN from the coding sequence ATGTATAAGATTACATTAATCATTGGATTTATTTGCTTTAATTGCCTTGTATTCAATTTCATTTATTCGCAAAGCCCAGGTGGAGTTGATCATCCGTTAGTATGGAAACAATTTTATTCATCAGATAGTAGAGCGTCAAATTCAACTGAGACATTTAATTACAATAAATACTTGAAATTAGAAGGAAATAAAAATGATTTAAATATTCCAATTGGAAATTTAAATAAATTCTCATTATTTGTTGTATTTAATAGTAAAAATAATGAAAATATTGCAAGCATTTATTCAGAAAATAATGAAATTATCATTACCGATTCTAGTGTGAATTCAAGAAATAAATACGCTTATAAAAATACACATACAAAACCAAAAATTTTATCATTTGTAGAAAGTACTAAAAAATTGAAAAATTTGGACACAAATGGTATTATTAAAATTAATCAAAAAAGTATAGTCATAAGTGAATCTTTTCAGGGAGGTATCGCTGAAATAATTGTTTACGACAAATTGCTAAATAGAAAGCAAATAAATAAAATTGAAAGTTATTTAGCAATAAAATATGGAATCTCACTTCCACTAACGAGCAATTATTACAATTCAAATGGAGGTATTATTTGGGATCCTTTACAACATAAAGGTTTTGAGCATAATTTAACTTCAATTGGGAAGGATAAGAATACAAACCTTAATCAACTTCAATCACGAAATGAATATAGCGATGTTAATTTAACTATTGGGTTGAATCAAATTGCAACTTGTAATAATGACAATAAGAGCACCATTTTAAACAACTCCTATTTGTTCTGGTCTGACAATAATAAATCTTCTATCTTCAAAAGAAAAGATGAGAATTCAGACAATTTATCCGTTGAGCGAATATGGCAAATAGTACATAATGGTGACTTAGGAAAGGGTGAAGGTTTGGAATTCAATATTAAATTAAAAGACTCCCTACCCAACCCTATAAATAATACTCTATGGTTGGTTTACAATAAAAATAGTTTGGGAAATTTAAGTGGGGTAAATAAAGATGCAATCAAGGTAAAATTGCAATTAGAGGAAAATAATTCATACAAGGGCATCATCAATGAGAAGTTCAATTCTTGTGACTTCTATTTTACATTCATATGGGGACCTAAAATTAACATGGAATTATATCCGGATGTTGAAAATTGCTCTAAAATATTAACTAATGCTATCTTAGAAATTAATGATCTACATGAAGATATTGCGATTTATCTTAATGGCAAAGAAGTAACAACAAATCGTAAAGATTTAGCCGGAAAAATGTCAATATCATTAGAAAATATACCTTATTTTAATAATACCCTTAAGTTAATTGTCAATCAAAGAGACACACTATATAAATTTTTTAATATTGACAAATCAACTTGTAGGAATAAATATATTTTGCAGGAAATTGAAATCACCGTTAGCCCAAATCCAATAAGAGCAGGTTATTATTTTGAGATCTTTGTAAAAGGATTAGAAGACGGGCCAGTGAATTTTAATATTTACTCTGAACAAATGAAATTTGTCAAGTCTTTAATTAGTCATTCGGTCAACGGAGTTGTTTCAGTAAAAGAGAAATTAAATACCTCAGGAGTATATATACTTGAAATAATTCAAGAAAAAGCTTCAAAATCAAGTAAAATTATTGTTATAAACTAG
- a CDS encoding tail fiber domain-containing protein → MKKYLFILIFQCSLLVTNYAQVKVNGISSVGIGTDTITPSAKLEVHSTNKGFLKPRMDTAARKAIANKVPGLEVYDTYFKKTFWWDGSNWVSCGNDLDSLNEIQVISLSGNTVSLSKNGGSFNLPADSPTDLSFTGSSNVYTLNSSTGSDVTLTGGSSTGIDLQLSGSNLTLINSSTLSYDTSSGALTLIPNNSTVYLPIGIAGSGTVNAIPKWTPNSTTLGNSQITDNGTTVSIGSSNATSKFHVGGRIGQNFGAGSQLNMAIGNDAGNSNTTGSYNMFFGINSGIANTSGSDNLFFGKSAGDHNTTGSSNLFLGTNAGSANTTANHNLFMGYDAGLSNTTGAFNLFLGNFAGDANTTATDNICIGYNSGGATTTGDKNVFLGSRAGLTNSSGYENVLVGYEAGKNSTGSKNVFLGSQAGTSNTTGYDNVFVGMESGKVNSTGYQNTIIGSGSALANTSGKNNLIMGAYSGNTNSTGEMNILLGAYSGRTNTSGSYNIMIGPQNYTGASNTGSDNIFIGSDAGINNTSASGNLFIGSETGKTNSTGASNLFIGHSAGKYNSTANYNTFIGVLAGGSNSTGTNNVFLGYRAGIANTIGIENTMIGYYADVSSINQNNSTAIGNGAVSQGSNKIRVGNSAVTEIGGEVAWSTLSDKRFKSNIKDDVPGLEFIKKLKPVTYYVNTRMITENLIRNMHDSIKEIYRKTDFSESSNIKRTGFLAQDVEVTCQEIGYDFDGVNIPKDKENLYSLSYSQFVVPLVKAVQEQELKIEELNIELGKQKQINAEKDRLLSELLKRIEIIELKLK, encoded by the coding sequence ATGAAAAAATATCTTTTTATACTTATTTTCCAATGTTCATTATTGGTTACAAACTATGCACAAGTAAAAGTAAATGGAATTAGTAGTGTTGGAATTGGCACAGACACCATAACACCATCTGCAAAGCTTGAAGTGCATAGTACTAATAAAGGATTTTTGAAACCCAGAATGGATACTGCAGCTCGAAAAGCAATCGCTAATAAGGTTCCCGGGCTTGAAGTTTATGACACTTATTTTAAGAAGACATTCTGGTGGGATGGTTCAAACTGGGTTTCCTGTGGAAATGATTTAGATTCCTTAAATGAGATTCAAGTTATTTCATTATCAGGTAATACTGTAAGTCTAAGTAAAAACGGCGGTTCATTTAATTTACCTGCGGACTCTCCAACTGATTTATCATTTACAGGATCAAGTAATGTATATACATTGAATTCCTCAACTGGCTCAGACGTGACTCTTACAGGTGGTTCTTCAACAGGAATTGATTTACAATTATCTGGCTCAAACTTAACACTTATTAATTCAAGTACACTATCCTATGATACATCAAGTGGCGCATTAACATTAATACCCAATAACAGTACAGTCTATTTGCCTATTGGTATTGCTGGATCAGGAACTGTGAATGCAATACCAAAGTGGACACCAAATTCAACCACACTTGGAAATAGTCAAATTACAGATAATGGAACTACAGTTTCAATTGGATCATCCAATGCAACATCTAAATTTCATGTTGGTGGACGAATTGGACAAAATTTTGGGGCCGGTTCGCAATTAAATATGGCAATTGGTAATGACGCAGGCAATTCAAATACAACAGGATCATATAATATGTTTTTTGGCATAAATTCAGGTATAGCAAATACCTCAGGTTCTGATAATCTCTTTTTTGGAAAATCAGCTGGCGATCATAATACAACTGGGTCTTCGAATCTATTTCTAGGAACTAATGCCGGGTCGGCTAATACAACTGCAAACCATAATTTATTTATGGGGTACGACGCTGGCCTTTCAAATACCACAGGGGCGTTTAATCTATTCCTTGGGAATTTTGCTGGTGATGCGAATACGACAGCAACTGACAATATCTGTATTGGATATAACTCAGGAGGGGCGACAACAACAGGAGATAAAAATGTCTTTCTAGGATCAAGAGCTGGTCTAACTAACTCCAGTGGCTATGAGAATGTTTTGGTAGGTTATGAAGCAGGAAAAAACAGTACCGGAAGCAAAAATGTATTTTTAGGATCACAAGCTGGAACCTCAAATACAACAGGCTATGATAATGTATTTGTCGGCATGGAAAGTGGAAAAGTAAATTCTACTGGATACCAAAATACTATTATTGGCTCTGGTTCAGCTTTAGCAAATACAAGTGGAAAGAACAACCTAATTATGGGAGCCTACTCGGGAAATACAAATAGTACAGGTGAAATGAACATCCTTTTGGGAGCATATTCGGGAAGAACCAATACATCTGGAAGTTATAATATTATGATTGGCCCACAAAATTATACTGGAGCATCAAATACTGGTTCAGATAACATATTTATAGGCTCCGATGCAGGTATTAACAATACTTCTGCTTCTGGAAATTTATTTATTGGTTCTGAAACAGGAAAGACAAATTCAACTGGTGCCAGTAACTTATTTATAGGGCATTCAGCTGGCAAATATAATTCAACTGCTAACTATAATACATTTATAGGTGTTTTGGCTGGTGGATCTAATTCCACTGGAACTAATAATGTCTTCTTAGGTTACAGAGCAGGAATTGCAAACACTATTGGGATTGAAAATACGATGATTGGTTACTATGCTGATGTATCATCTATTAACCAGAATAATTCAACTGCAATAGGAAATGGAGCCGTATCTCAAGGTTCAAATAAAATTCGGGTTGGGAATTCAGCGGTCACTGAAATAGGTGGGGAAGTAGCTTGGTCTACATTATCTGACAAAAGGTTCAAATCAAATATTAAAGATGATGTACCTGGATTAGAATTTATTAAAAAACTAAAACCAGTCACTTATTATGTAAATACAAGAATGATAACTGAAAATCTAATTCGAAATATGCATGATTCGATAAAAGAGATTTATAGAAAAACGGATTTTAGTGAATCTTCTAATATTAAGAGAACGGGTTTTTTAGCCCAAGACGTCGAAGTGACATGTCAGGAAATTGGGTATGATTTTGATGGCGTTAATATTCCAAAAGACAAGGAAAATTTGTATTCTCTCAGCTATTCACAATTTGTTGTTCCATTAGTTAAAGCTGTTCAAGAACAAGAGCTTAAAATTGAAGAATTAAATATTGAATTAGGCAAACAAAAACAAATAAATGCTGAAAAGGACAGACTATTGAGTGAATTGTTGAAAAGGATTGAAATTATTGAACTTAAATTAAAGTAG
- a CDS encoding serine hydrolase: MKNLLKVFLIGLAWINILEAQVFNPILATQLQIKIDSLKNAYRIKGISVSVYFPGEGIWNGTSGVSFASVPIDPDMEFGIGSNTKLFTAVVLLKLAEQGILSVDDSLHRWLPNYKNIDPDITIRQLLNHTSGLADYNNIRGYPDSILSDPNRVFTSEELIQWVGPALASPGTTWNYCNTNYLLAGMVAERVTGLTIAQLIRSLILDPLKLEHTFFDVLESSVGTLANPWQNGIDIGSVPRTSLNSAAYSAGAMYSTAREMVVWYQKLMKGQFLQPQSFKELTTFVGTGNYGFGISLDVLGGRVCYAHGGDIRGYRSYVLFDTLSGAFISVLLNSNPAPPRLIAEQLLSVLINFPVGVINADNIKSKMSILPIPASDLVKIYLDKQRIQRIKIYALDGKLVAIHSETEFSIADLLEGIYLVVAETEKSTYTSKLVKR; the protein is encoded by the coding sequence ATGAAAAACCTGTTAAAAGTATTTCTGATTGGATTGGCTTGGATAAATATTTTGGAGGCCCAGGTATTTAATCCAATCTTGGCTACTCAACTACAAATCAAAATAGATAGTTTAAAAAATGCTTATAGAATAAAGGGTATCTCAGTATCTGTATATTTTCCTGGTGAGGGTATCTGGAATGGCACAAGTGGGGTTTCATTTGCTTCCGTGCCGATAGATCCTGATATGGAATTTGGTATTGGCAGCAACACTAAATTATTTACGGCAGTAGTGCTGCTCAAACTTGCTGAACAAGGTATTTTAAGTGTAGATGATTCATTGCACCGGTGGTTGCCAAATTACAAAAACATAGATCCTGACATTACCATCAGACAACTTTTAAATCACACCAGTGGTCTGGCAGATTACAACAATATCAGAGGTTACCCGGATTCAATCTTGAGCGATCCAAACCGAGTCTTTACGTCGGAAGAGTTGATTCAATGGGTTGGTCCGGCCTTAGCATCTCCGGGGACTACATGGAATTATTGCAATACCAATTATCTTCTTGCGGGTATGGTAGCAGAAAGAGTTACAGGATTGACAATAGCCCAATTAATAAGATCATTAATTTTAGATCCTCTTAAATTGGAGCATACATTTTTTGATGTACTGGAATCATCAGTAGGCACACTGGCCAATCCCTGGCAAAATGGAATAGACATCGGTTCCGTTCCACGGACCTCTTTGAACAGTGCTGCGTATTCTGCGGGCGCGATGTATTCAACGGCAAGAGAAATGGTAGTTTGGTATCAGAAATTAATGAAAGGTCAATTCTTGCAACCCCAATCTTTTAAGGAGCTCACTACTTTTGTTGGAACAGGAAATTATGGATTTGGGATTTCGCTGGACGTATTAGGTGGAAGAGTGTGTTATGCTCATGGTGGAGATATCCGGGGCTATAGATCCTACGTATTATTTGATACTTTGTCAGGAGCTTTTATATCCGTATTGTTAAATTCCAATCCGGCACCTCCAAGACTCATTGCTGAACAACTCTTATCTGTTTTGATAAATTTTCCAGTAGGAGTTATTAACGCTGATAATATAAAGAGTAAGATGAGCATCTTGCCGATTCCTGCTTCAGATTTGGTAAAAATCTACTTGGATAAGCAAAGAATTCAGAGAATTAAGATTTATGCATTGGATGGTAAGTTGGTGGCGATACACTCTGAGACAGAATTTTCAATTGCAGACCTTCTTGAAGGAATCTATTTGGTTGTTGCGGAAACAGAAAAATCTACTTACACCTCTAAGTTGGTAAAGCGATGA